A DNA window from Ostrea edulis chromosome 5, xbOstEdul1.1, whole genome shotgun sequence contains the following coding sequences:
- the LOC130054548 gene encoding uncharacterized protein LOC130054548: protein MYDTPPTRLPRIEPNPSAHFTTSRPSSPLGMTVLSTTWSMCTSAMDNVIPVTDHHNVQPPQTSQASSNRTLPAPSPEVLDVLRGLMRPDVQCYLTKLVEAFTDGQPDNTAFQVNKTRRPLYIDQHISNETEEHLDTLPQDSAPQMVNMNDSMISLQRTCGKSSIRRHPANGKTSR, encoded by the exons ATGTACGACACGCCCCCCACCCGACTACCTCGTATTGAACCAAATCCATCAGCACATTTTACCACAAGCAGGCCGTCATCTCCTTTGGGAATGACAGTATTGTCCACAACATGGTCAATGTGTACGTCTGCAATGGACAATGTCATACCGGTAACTGACCATCACAATGTTCAGCCACCACAGACTTCACAAGCTTCAAGTAATAGGACACTCCCAG CTCCAAGTCCGGAGGTATTAGATGTACTACGCGGACTAATGCGACCAGATGTACAGTGTTACCTAACAAAATTAGTCGAAGcatttacagacggacaaccg GATAACACAGCCTTCCAGGTAAACAAGACACGACGACCTCTCTATATTGACCAGCACATCAGCAACGAAACTGAAGAACATTTAGATACTCTTCCGCAGGACTCCGCCCCACAGATG GTCAACATGAATGACAGTATGATCTCACTGCAAAGGACATGCGGCAAATCGTCCATCAGAAGGCACCCCGCAAATG GCAAAACTTCTCGATGA